One genomic window of Deltaproteobacteria bacterium HGW-Deltaproteobacteria-6 includes the following:
- a CDS encoding cytidylate kinase produces the protein MGKVITIDGPAGAGKSTVSKAVAAKLRYLYLDTGALYRALAYKALKNKMDVNDPDELSKLCSSTQVALKNLEGKITVLVDGEDVGDKIRTEEVGLAASIISAFPVVREKLLSLQREAGARGGIVAEGRDMGSVVFPDAEFKFFLDAKIEERIRRRHEELVQKNDKADRDAISRDMQARDHQDSQRKIAPLTALPGSIIIDSTHLDVAQVVEMILKRVSAGND, from the coding sequence ATGGGGAAAGTCATCACAATTGACGGACCTGCCGGCGCGGGAAAAAGCACGGTAAGCAAGGCTGTTGCCGCCAAACTGAGATACCTGTATCTGGACACGGGCGCGCTTTATCGCGCATTGGCCTATAAAGCGCTGAAAAACAAGATGGACGTGAATGATCCCGACGAGCTGTCTAAATTGTGTTCTTCAACTCAGGTGGCATTGAAGAATCTGGAGGGCAAAATAACGGTATTGGTTGATGGCGAGGATGTCGGCGACAAAATCCGCACGGAAGAGGTTGGATTGGCCGCTTCCATCATATCCGCTTTCCCGGTTGTTAGAGAGAAATTACTTTCTTTGCAAAGGGAAGCTGGTGCCCGGGGAGGCATTGTGGCGGAAGGAAGGGATATGGGATCCGTTGTATTTCCTGATGCGGAGTTCAAGTTTTTTCTGGACGCGAAGATTGAGGAGAGAATCAGAAGGCGCCATGAAGAACTCGTTCAAAAGAACGATAAGGCGGACCGGGATGCCATATCCAGGGATATGCAGGCCAGAGATCATCAGGATTCGCAAAGGAAAATTGCACCCTTAACCGCATTGCCGGGTTCCATTATCATTGATTCGACACACTTGGATGTCGCACAGGTTGTTGAAATGATTCTTAAGCGCGTATCAGCCGGAAATGATTAA
- a CDS encoding 30S ribosomal protein S1: MVNNNNTNLTNEKEVKTDSSIHSTHNQSKEEDMGFKELYEQSLNQLQYGDIARGKVVQVTADIVMVDVGWKTEGFIPIKELKDAQGNVNISVGDDIEVFIDKRDSEGNLVLSREKAAKLKVWDEIKEVSDNNLTIKGTVVEKVKGGLSVDIGIIAFLPGSQIDTRPIKDLDQFIGQTIDFHVLKYDRKRNNVVLSRRSIVALERESEKKDTLNNITEGGIVDGIIKNITDYGIFIDLGGIDGLLHVTDISWGRIAKPADIFHKGEKISVKVLSFDREKERVSLGLKQLHENPWEHISEKYPVGALVQGKVVNLTDYGVFIELEPGVEGLVHISEMYWTREIKHPSKVLNVGDTVNVVVLEVNPEAKRVSLSLKQTTANPWEKLKEKYPVGTVVKGLVRNITNFGVFVGIEDGIDGLVHVSDISWKHRVTHPSEYFKKGQEVEAVVLNIDVDNEKFSLGIKQIEKNPWEELPQKYAPGSVVTGKITNFTDFGIFVEIEEGIEGLVHISEISQKRVKSSAELYSVGDTVSAVVKSIDVKTKKIRLSIKEMEAPAPAAAATTTASSQYINNRENIGSNLAQALADVKIGGQSKE, from the coding sequence ATGGTTAACAATAACAACACAAACTTAACAAATGAAAAGGAGGTTAAGACCGACTCTTCAATTCACAGCACACACAACCAGTCCAAAGAAGAAGATATGGGCTTTAAGGAACTCTATGAGCAGAGTCTTAATCAATTGCAATACGGTGATATTGCACGTGGAAAAGTCGTTCAGGTAACGGCGGATATTGTCATGGTGGATGTGGGTTGGAAGACGGAAGGTTTTATTCCGATTAAAGAACTCAAAGACGCCCAAGGGAATGTGAATATTTCCGTGGGGGATGATATAGAAGTTTTTATTGATAAAAGAGATTCAGAAGGCAACCTGGTCTTATCTCGTGAAAAAGCGGCCAAACTCAAAGTTTGGGACGAGATCAAAGAGGTCAGTGACAACAATCTGACGATTAAAGGAACTGTTGTCGAAAAAGTAAAGGGCGGCCTTTCCGTGGACATTGGCATTATAGCCTTTCTGCCCGGGTCGCAAATTGATACACGTCCGATAAAGGATTTAGACCAGTTTATCGGTCAGACAATTGATTTTCATGTCTTAAAGTATGACCGCAAACGCAATAATGTCGTTTTATCAAGAAGATCGATTGTTGCTTTAGAACGAGAAAGCGAAAAGAAAGATACGCTTAACAATATCACGGAAGGCGGTATTGTTGACGGCATTATCAAGAACATTACAGATTATGGAATATTTATCGATCTGGGCGGCATCGACGGATTGCTTCATGTGACGGATATTTCCTGGGGGAGAATAGCGAAGCCTGCGGACATCTTCCACAAGGGAGAAAAAATTTCGGTTAAGGTTCTTTCATTTGACCGTGAAAAAGAAAGAGTCTCTCTGGGATTGAAGCAGCTTCATGAAAATCCGTGGGAGCATATTTCGGAAAAATATCCGGTTGGCGCCCTGGTTCAGGGCAAAGTGGTCAACCTGACGGATTACGGCGTATTTATTGAATTGGAACCGGGTGTAGAGGGTCTGGTTCATATATCCGAGATGTACTGGACACGGGAAATTAAACACCCGTCCAAAGTATTGAATGTTGGCGACACGGTGAACGTGGTGGTGCTGGAAGTCAATCCGGAAGCGAAGCGCGTGTCCCTGAGTCTGAAACAGACGACAGCCAATCCCTGGGAAAAGCTGAAAGAGAAATATCCGGTCGGCACGGTTGTGAAGGGCCTTGTGCGCAACATTACAAACTTTGGTGTGTTTGTCGGTATAGAGGACGGCATCGATGGTCTTGTTCATGTATCGGATATTTCATGGAAACATCGGGTTACCCATCCGTCCGAATATTTCAAAAAAGGACAGGAAGTCGAAGCGGTTGTTTTAAATATTGACGTTGATAATGAGAAATTTTCTCTGGGTATTAAGCAAATTGAAAAGAACCCTTGGGAGGAATTGCCGCAGAAATACGCGCCCGGCAGTGTGGTGACCGGCAAAATCACAAACTTTACCGATTTTGGAATCTTTGTGGAAATTGAAGAAGGTATTGAAGGTCTGGTTCATATTTCCGAAATAAGCCAGAAACGGGTCAAATCGTCAGCCGAACTGTATTCCGTTGGCGATACCGTGTCTGCTGTGGTTAAAAGCATCGATGTTAAAACAAAGAAAATCCGGTTGAGTATTAAGG
- a CDS encoding adenylate kinase (essential enzyme that recycles AMP in active cells; converts ATP and AMP to two molecules of ADP) produces MNILIFGPNGSGKGTQGAIVQKKYGVPHIETGVIFRQNISKKTPLGEKAKAFIDRGELVPDDITIPMILNRLKEDDCKNGWLLDGFPRNLVQAEALWAALQKENIKLDFVIEIDLDRETAKQRIMGRRLCKMDNNHPNNIYIDAIKPHSHDGKTVCRVCGCEELSARADDQDTSAIDKRHGIYYDTKTGTLAGVNYFKERTKVIIVDGRAGVKEVSEDLMKKLI; encoded by the coding sequence GTGAACATTTTAATATTTGGCCCCAACGGCAGCGGTAAAGGCACTCAAGGCGCTATTGTACAGAAGAAATATGGAGTTCCCCATATTGAAACCGGTGTTATTTTCCGTCAGAATATTTCGAAAAAAACCCCGCTGGGAGAAAAAGCAAAAGCATTTATTGACCGCGGCGAACTCGTCCCGGATGATATTACCATTCCCATGATTCTGAACCGCCTCAAAGAAGATGACTGCAAAAACGGCTGGCTTCTGGACGGCTTCCCCCGTAACCTGGTTCAGGCTGAAGCTCTCTGGGCGGCCCTGCAGAAAGAAAACATTAAACTTGATTTCGTCATTGAAATCGATCTGGATCGTGAAACGGCTAAACAGCGCATCATGGGGCGCAGGTTGTGTAAAATGGACAACAACCATCCCAACAATATTTACATCGACGCCATCAAGCCCCATTCCCATGATGGAAAGACCGTCTGTCGCGTCTGCGGTTGCGAAGAATTATCCGCCCGCGCCGATGATCAGGATACCTCGGCCATTGATAAACGTCATGGCATTTACTACGACACGAAAACCGGCACACTGGCCGGCGTAAACTATTTCAAGGAAAGAACCAAAGTCATTATCGTTGACGGACGCGCCGGCGTTAAAGAAGTTTCCGAAGATCTCATGAAGAAACTGATCTAG